CGATTCAGGGAATTGCCGACAAAACTGCCGGTTATTTTGTGCCCGCAATCATCATCCTTTCCATTGCCACCTTTCTGTACTGGAAAGTCATTGCAGGAAGTACGGTCATTGCTTTGATGAACGCCGTCTCGGTACTCGTCATCGCCTGTCCCTGCGCACTTGGTCTGGCAACACCGCTTGCCATTCTGATCGGCACTACCGCTGTCGGCAAGAGAGGCATTCTGGTTAAAGGTGGCGATATTTTTGAAACCGTCTCAAAAATCACCACCGTCGTGCTCGATAAAACAGGCACCATCACCACCGGAAAACCCTCAATAACCGACCTGCACGACTACGGCCTCACTCCCGCGTTGGTACAACATATCGCCTCGCTTGAAGCGGCCTCGGAGCACCCCACCGGACGTGCCATCGTCGCTTCATGGCAGGGAGAACTCCTGAAAACCGTGCAGTTCAGGGCAACACCGGGCAGAGGAGTTTCAGGGATCATTGAAGGAACCCTCTGGCAGGCAGGATCGAGAGCCTTCATGGCACAGGAAAAAGTTGAGCTTCAACCGTTCCAGGAAAGCTGCGCCTCGGCACTCGAAGCTGAAGGAAAAACCGTGGTGATGGTCGCCTGCGGCCACAAGCTTGCCGGTATCATCGGCCTCATTGATGACCTGCGCCCGGATGCCCTTCCCCTGATAGCCGGGCTCCGCAAAAAAGGGCTATCGCTCAAAATCCTCACCGGCGACAATCAGGGAGTAGCCAACTACATCGCTGCAAAATGCGGCATCACCGACGTACAGGCCGGGCTCGGACCTCTTGAAAAAGCGGCGGTTATCCGCGACCTGAAAGCAAAGGGAATGTGCGTCATGATGGTCGGAGATGGCATCAATGACGCGCCAGCTCTGACCGAAGCCGATATCGGAGTCACCCTCGGCCACGCTTCCGCCATCGCCCTCGAAAGCGCCAGTGTTACCATCCTGAACGATGACCTCCGGCTCATCAACACCCTGACAGAAAGCTCATCTCGCTGTTTTTCCATCATCCGGCAGAATCTTGTCTGGGCCTTTTCGTATAATCTCATAGCGCTGCCACTTGCCGTATCAGGAGTGTTGCACCCCATCATCTCCGCACTCCTGATGGCAAGCAGCTCCCTTGTGGTGGTTGGCAACTCCCTGCGCCTGAAAAACATCTGACTGAGGAACCATCATGTACGCAACATTTTTTTTGATCGGCATTGGTCTTTTTGTCGGAGTCGCCGCATGGTTTCTCTTCATCTGGGCCGTAAAAAGCGGCCAGTTCGACGACCCCGAAGCTCCCAAATACCGGATGCTTGACGATGATGACGAACTGGCAAACCCCTTGAAACCTGCAAAGCCTGCAAAGAAAAAAAACCCATGACCATCACCCCCCTTCTCGCCATGCTTCTCTCCGGTCTTGCCGGAGGATTCGGTCACTGCATCAGTATGTGCGGCCCGGTTGTTGCCGCCTTCAGCGTTGGTGAAACCCGTAAAGGGATACTCCACCACCTGCTCTACAACCTCGGACGCATCACCACCTACACCATCCTCGGCGCTGTGGCTGGCCTCTCAGGCTCATTTCTGCTCCTTACCGCCTCCATCGAGCCTCTCCAACGCGCCATCATGATCATTGCTGGTCTCTCCATCATCCTCATGGGGCTCTCCACAGCAGAGTGGCTGCCACTACCGAAACAATTCACCAGTTGCTCAACCGGCGTTTCAGTAATTCAGCGCATCATGGCCCTCTTCAAAGCCCCACGCTCCGTCGGCGCCTACTACCCGATGGGCATCGTCCTCGGCTTTCTCCCCTGCGGCCTCACCTATACCGCCCTGCTCGCCGCTGCACGAGCCGCCATGGAGGCAGAGAACCCCTTTGCCGGAATGATGCAGGGCGCCCTGATGATGATGCTCTTCGGCATCGGCACTGCACCAGCGCTGATTCTTGTCGGGAAAGTGGTGAACAGCATCAGCAACAAAACTCGAAAATGGTTTTACCGGGTGGCCAGCCTGATTATGATTGCTACGGGTGTGTGGTTTGTGGTGTCGGGGTGGTGAGAGGAAGGTGGGTCAACGAGGCTGGACAGTTTCAGACGTCTTAAGAAATACTTGAACAATCCGATTATATAAGCGATGATGAATATCTCAGAAGCATTAACGGTATGGTTCAAAGCCTTAACGATGAAAAAACGAACCCCCGGAGATGCCTTTCCTTTTGTCAGCCGTGTAACACCTTGATTTCAGTATTATTAACCAAAATGCTGTACGATATTAACCTGCGAACGATACTCTGGAGATGAACAGTATGATCAAAAAAACCTTGTGCAAGCTTGACAAGCACGATATGGAAGAAAACATGGATACGATCATGAAGCTGGTTGCCAAGCCCCACTATCTTTGCGGCAAGTGCGCAAGAGTGGCAACAAAGAAAAAATATCTTTGCAAACCGGTCAAAATCAAATCATCAGAAAAAAAAGAGGAGTGATAACATGTGCAATCCCTGACAGTCAGTCAGCTCCTCAGGAAAGAAACCCGAAGAGCCTTCAAAGGTGTACTCTGGCTTGACAATACAATCCCCTGCAGCAATAACAGCTTGGCTTACCATTTGTACCCGCTGCTTTTCAGCCATTTTTTTGCCTTCGATTCTCCAAGTCTGGCGGCACTCACGAAGTCGTCGATGGCCGCTTTTTTGTTTCCCAAAACAAGGAATTTCATAAAAACACAAAATATATTTTGCTGAAACGGAAAGCCTGTACACAATTGAATGCACCCACCGGAGCCATAGAAACAATAAAGACTTGCAAGCCGAAACCTGCAAGTCTTTATTTGTTATGGTGCACCCGGGAGGACTCGAACCTCCAACCCATTGATTAAGAGTCAATTGCTCTACCATTGAGCCACGGGTGCAGAAAATCTATTTTGCCGGCAGCGCAGGAATCACGGGTGCCGGAGAAACAGGTGCGGAGGGCACTTTGTTTGCCGATGGCGCTGGCATTGCAGGAACATTCTGCTGCATACTACCTTCAGGTGCCTCTTTCACAGTTCTTCCTGGAAGCGTAAATGCGGCGACAAAACAGAGCAGCATCACGGTTGCTGCAAGAATAGCCGTCATCTTGCTTAAAAAATCACCAGTCCTTCTTACGCCAAGCGTCTGAACGGTGCCAAGGCTTGCAATACCACCTGTCAAACCACTGCCACTTTTAGGGCTCTGTAATAAAATAACCCCTATCAGCAGAATCGATGCAAGTAAACCGACAATGACAATGAAAACATGCATTTCCAGCCGCTTTAATAAATTTGCAAATATCGTATCTTCACATGAAGAAGGCCTTAATTTAGCAACTTTTAAAAAATATCCAAATCGCGATGGCTGATGCTGCCAAAATAGTTGTGATAACAGGCCTTGCCATCGTTGTTTTCGGTCTTTTCATGATGGCTTCCGAGAAGTCAGGCTCGTGGAACTGGTTCAACTGGTTTGGCAATCTTCCTCTCGACATCAAGATAGAACGGGATAATTTCCGGTTTTATTTTCCTCTTGGCACATCCGTGCTGCTCTCTCTGCTGCTCACGCTTTTTCTTTACCTTTTTAACAAATTTATCCGATAACCAATCCAATATGCCAGAAGAAATCAAAAGGGCTGCCCGTTCAGCAACGGCAAGCAGAACAACACATGAGACCGATATCACGATAACGGTCACGCTTGATGGCTCCGGAACCAGCTCGGTCAACTCGGGAGTACTCTTTCTTGATCATATGCTGACCAATTTCTGTAAACATTCCGGCTTTGACCTTGAGCTGGAGTGCCGGGGAGATCTTGATGTTGATGATCATCACAGCGTGGAAGACATTGCTCTTGTTCTTGGAAGCACCATTGCTGAAGCGCTTGGCAACAAGCGGGGAATTGGGCGCTATGGCTGGGCAATCATCCCGATGGATGAAGCTCTGGCGCAGTGTGCCCTTGACCTGGGAGGAAGAAGTTATTGCGTTTTCAATGCAAAATTTAATCGTCCGGTCATTCAGGGCTTTTCAACAGAGATGGTGGAGCATTTCTTTATCTCGCTTGCCGGGACATTGAAGGCCAATATCCATCTCTCAATCCTTGAGGGAGAGAATACGCACCACAAGATAGAGGCGCTGTTCAAAGCGTTTGCCTATGCGATGAAAGCGGCTGTTGCCATAACCGGTACAGAAATTCCTTCGACCAAAGGACAAATTTAGCTTTCGCCTCTCATTTCTCCTCCAATGCAAAAGGGCTGCCTCTTCAGGTAGCCCTTTTCTCTTTTCTGATTGCCTTTTTCGGGGAACAATCTTGTAGCTGTTAATCCCGCTTATTTCGCGTAAGCAATTGAGCGTTTTTCGCGGATGATGGATACTTTGATCTGTCCAGGATATTGTGCTTCGGATTCAATTTTGTGTGCAATATCATGGGCAAGCACATCTGCCTGTGAATCACTCACATTATCGCCTTCAACAATCACTCTGATCTCTCGTCCTGCCTGCAGGGCATAGGTTTTCAGAACCCCCGGAAATCCTTTGGCGATCTCTTCGAGACTTTCAAGACGCTTGACATTGCCGTCAGCCGTTACCGCACCACGAGCTCCCGGTCGCGAAAGCGAAATGGTGTTGGCGGCATCAACGAGATCGGCAAGAGGAGACTCTTTGTTTACATCGCCGTGATGGGCAGCAATCGCATTGAGTACAATGTGGGATTCGTTGAACTTTTTGAGATAATTCATGGCGGTAATGGCATGGGGCTCGTCGCCTTCCGGCAGCACAAGACCAATATCGTGCAAAAGACCGGCACGTTTGGCAAGTCGGACATCAAGCTTGAGTTCTGAAGCCATAAGACCGGCTAACATGGCAACTTCACGACTGTGCTGCAGGAGGTTTTGACCATAGACGGTATGAAACTTCATTTTACCGATAAGTGAGACAATCTCGGCAGGCATATCGGGAATCTGCAGCGATGAAAGCGCCTCTTCACCGGCGCTGATGATGACATCATCAATCTCTTTTTTCGCATCTTCATAGGCTTTTTCGATAGCCACAGGATGGATGATACCGTCGACAAGAAGCTTCTGGAGAGTCAGTTTGGCAAGTTCTCGACGAAGGGGATCAAAGCAGGAGAGAATAACGACCTCAGGTGTATCATCAACAATGATATCAACTCCGGTAGCATTTTCAAATGCCTTGATATTGCGACCTTCACGGCCAATGATGCGACCCTTGAGTTCATCGCTCTGGATATGAACAACGGAAAGGGCGTTTTCGGTAGCCTGCTCGAAAGAGATGCGCTGAATGGCGGTCAGGAGTGTTTTTTCGGCCAGGCGACCTGCTTTCTGCTCAGCCTCTTCGTGTATCTGGTGAATGGTCTCGGTCGCTTCCTCTTTTGCCTTTGCCACCATATTGTCGATCAACATCTGGCGAGCCTCTTCAGCCTGCAGGTTGCTGATGCTTTCAAGACGCTGGTTCTGCTCAACAATGATGCGCTCAAGCTCTGTGGAACGAAGGGTGAGCGACGCAGATACCTGATCAATCTCCTTGCGCTGATCCTGAAGTTTGCGCTCAAGATCCTTGACATCCTGGCTCTGTTTTTTCAGTTGAGCCTCCTTCTGTTGTGTCTGCTTCTGCAACTGGGTGTACTTGTTGTTTTTGATAACAACTTCCTGATCAAACTCCCGACGCTTCTTTTTCCACTCCTGGTTTACTTCGCTGACTTTCAGTTCCTTGTACTCGTTGGCCTCCTTCTGTGCCTCCTGCACTATCTGAACCGCACGTTCTTCTGCTTCAAGCACCTTGGTTGTACCGATCCGCTCAAGAAAGTAACGTCCAACCAAAAAACCTGCTGCAAAAAAAATCACTGAAGCAAAAACAATCAAAAACAGGTTTATGACTATTCCCATTAAACTACCTCCATTTTCATGCTCTCATACTTAAAGATGAGGCACCGTTTTAAACAAAAAAACCGCACCATGAACGAGGCGCGTAAGATCCAAGAACCCGTTATACACGGTGGGCACCTCCTTCAGATTTTTTGCTTCCAATGGAACAATGTTTCCACTGTTCTTGAAACGCCTGACCCGAAAAAGGTCAGGTACTTTCAACAAGGCCTGCAATCAAAAAGAAGAGTTTGGTTCCCTGTTTTTTGATGTTAGTTCTTTTACTTACAGACACCCCAATCAAACGGTGCGGATATTTCTTCTCAATGTAACGGTTTATTGCAGATTTTGCCCGATAAAAACATTCAGTCTGGCAATGTTCTGCCTCAGCAACGCCATCTCCTCTTCAAGTTCGACTTTTTTTTCGGCAAACGAAATTGCCGCAAGCACCGCCAGCTTTACTGGCTCGAATGTCGGTGCCTTTTCGGCAAAAAGCCGCATCACCCCATCAACATCACGGGCCGCTTTTTCGGTCACTTCCCGTCGGTCAACCTTTAAGGGATAGCTGTAACCATAAACATTTACATCAATTTTTTCCATCTCTTTACGACAAGGCCTGATTATTTCTGAGCTCCATCTCTATTTTTTGCAAAATCAGAACCAGTTTCTGTTTCACCTGCACTTTTTCCGCATAACCAAGCGCTCCTGCGGGAGTGCCGCATACATCAACGGCAGAAGATCCGAGAGTTCCGGGCAACTTATAGTTTCTCAAAATATTCTCCAGACTTGAGAGTTCAGATCGCAACACATCATTCTCCTGTTGGCAATCCGTTAACCGGGCAACAAGGAGTTCAATATTTTTCTCAAGGAGGCTGACATCACCTGTCATATTTTGCCCATCAAAATCTTGCATAGAGACAAAGAGTATCAGACTTGTCGAATAACCGCACCAAGCTTACTCGCGGCATTACTGCCGACTTTAGAAAGAATATCGCTGATTCTTTCATCCTGTAGCGTCCCTGCATGATCTGCAATTTCAAGAGAGAGTGCAACGCTACGCTCTCCGCCATCCTCACGGGTACGCTCGAAAAGATCAAAAACAGAGACACCCCTGATCAGGGAGTCACTTGAACGAACCAATTCAACAAGTGACTGAACAGTAACATCAGGAGGCAGAACAAGCGATATATCCCTCTGAACAACCGGAAATCTGGAAGGCGGCTCATAGGTGACACCTGAACTGAAACAGCTTTCGAGAGCTGCCGCGTCAAGTTCCGCTATATAAACATCCTGTCCAATATCAAATTTGCCCAAGAGGTTTGAATCGAGTCGCTGTACAACACCTGCCCTGTACGAGCAACTTCTTCCCTTTTCTGTCAACTGTACATCAATGCTGACAGTGTTTTCATTATAAATATTCACCACTGATTTATCAAGCAAATTCAGCTTCTCGAGCAGCATCTCGACAGCGCCCATAAGATCGTAAAAATCAACCTTTTCTGACGACTGGTTCCAGATTCTCGGGAAACGACTGCCAGTGATGGCAAGAACAAGATATTCCTGTTCACTGTAAGCATCAAGCGGCGACTCACTCCTGCACTCACCTGCTGCGAGACTTTGAAATCCCCTGGCTACCTCAAAGAGTTGAAGATCCCGGTTTCCATGCCTGATATTATGGCTTATAACCTTCAGAAATCCGGGAACAAGCGCGGGACGAAGTACTTCAAGCCCCTCACTGATAGGATTAAGCACACCAACAAGCTTGTCGCTGAACAGAGCGGCCTCTTCTCTTTTCACAAGCGGATTGGTGAGAATTTCGCGGAAATGCAAGCCGACCATGAGAGAGCGGAGAAAATCCGGGAAAAACTCCGGGAACTTGCGCGACTGTGGATAGATGGTCGCCATCTGGGCAGAAGGCTGAATATTGTCGTAACCATAGAGGCGGGCAATCTCCTCGACAAGATCGATCTCCCCTGAAACATCGACCCTGCAGGAAGGCACCTCGAAGGTGATTGATTCCCCTTCGGTTTCGTCAGTCCTGAATCCAATCCGCTGGAGCATCGCCACCATTTCGCCTGCGGCTATCGAACTGCCAAGCAAGGCGTTGACCCGATCAGCTCTCAGGGCTACGCGACGCAATTCAGCCGGCACTGAACCCCACTCCTGAGCCTCTTCAATACGGCCTCCGGCAAGCTCCAGAATCAATGCTACGGCGCACTCTGCCGACCGTCTGACATTCCGGGGGTCGATACCCCGCTCGTAACGGTATGAGGCATCCGAAGAGATCGCAGCTTTTTTTGCCGATTTCCGGATCATAGAGGGATCAAACCAGGCTGACTCAAGCAGAATATCGGTTGTGGCGTCACTTACGGCTGACTCAAGTCCTCCCATAACGCCGGCAAGAGCCACTGGCTTCTGGCTGTCACAGATAACCGGCATACCGGGCTCAACCTGGAAGGATTGCTGATTGATGGCAACAAATTCCCCACGCACATCACTCCGCACTACAACCCGCTCACCGGCAAGCTTTTGAAGATCGAAGGCATGAAGGGGCTGGCCCAACCCGTGAAGAATATAGTTGGTGATATCAACGATGTTGTTTTTCGGCCTCAAACCAATACTTTCAAGCTTTTTTCGAAGCCATGCAGGAGACTCGGCAACCGTTATCCCTCTTATGACCACACCCGTGTAATAGGGGCAGGCGACAGCATCCAGAACATCAACAAGCGTCCCAGTTTGTACAAATGGTACTGCGTTCTGTTCCGGATAGTGTATCTCTTCACCTCCTGCAAGCTCCCGTGCTATTCCGAGATGGGAGAGAACGTCGGGCCTGTTTGGTGTCACGGCAATATCAAGCACGACATCGCCATCAAAATAACGGGCTACAGGCTCACCGATCCGGCATGAAGAGTCAAGCTCCATAACGCCTGAATGGTCATCAGAGAGCCCAAGTTCGTCAGCGGCACAAATCATGCCGAACGAGCGTTCACCGCGTATTTTCGAGGGCTTGATGGTGATGGTCTGGCCATCAGAAGCGGTCAGTTTTGCTTTGAGTGTCGCTACAGGAACAACCATTCCTGCTTTGACATTCGGAGCGCCGCACACAATCTGAAGAGGCTCTTCACGACCGACATCAACCCGGCAAATAGTCAGGCGTTCAGCATTGGGATGCTGCACCACCTCTTCTATTCGTCCCACAACAACAAGATCATCTGGAAGGGAGGGCTCCTGAACCTCCTCCACCTCAAAGCCGAGAAAGGTCAGTTTTTCAACAAGTGACAGCGTATCGGAAGAAAAGGAGGGAAGAAAACCTTTGAGCCAACTGACAGATATTTTCATAAGGAGAAGGAAATCTGGCTTTCATGGATTAAAAAAAGCCCTGTACCGGCAAAGAACAGAGCTTTTAGAGTGACCCCAACGGGATTCGAACCCGTGCTACCACCTTGAAAGGGTGATGACCTAACCACTAGTCGATGGGGCCTTATATGGGTGAATGAGGGGACTCGAACCCCCGGCCTCCAGGGCCACAACCTGGCGCTCTAACCAACTGAGCTACAATCACCGTTTAAAACTTACGGACTTTTTCTTGTGCGCCCGACTGGACTCGAACCAGTAACCCTCAGCTTAGAAGGCTGATGCTCTATCCATTGAGCTACGGGCACAGCATTCAATTGTCAGACCTGTTTCCTGTCGGGGTGCCGAGACTCGAACTCGGGGCCTCCTGCTCCCAAAGCAGGCACGCTACCAACTGCGCCACACCCCGTTTTTTAACGGAAGGCCCAATATAGCACAAGAACATTAATTACAAAAAAATATTTCCGATACTCCTAAAAATTATTCAGAAAAAAATCCGCAATGATACGGCGGAGATCTTCATGGCAAACCATTTCAATTGCCTCAGATGGAGTAACAAGCTTTCGTCGGCGGTCATGCATTTCATCCCATTCATCAAGCATGGTCTCAATAAAAAGAGGATAAACCTGAACCGAAAAGAGTTTTCCAAACTTGCTGTACCGATACTGGCCAGCCTCTTTGTGATGAACAACACCGATCAGCCCAGCTTCCTCATAGGCCTCTTTTGCAGCCGACTCGGCAGGTGTCAACCCTTTTTCGACATATCCCTTTGGAATGATCCAGCGTTCCGATTTTCTGGAAGTAATAAGCACAAGCCGATTATCGAGGACTGGAATAACCCCGGACTGCTTGAAAACTCTCTTGTACCTCACTGCCATGACACACGTGTTGAATAAAATTGTTCCTGCGCATCCCCTGCTACAAAGTGCACCGAGAGCAGCCATCAAAATAAAATAGGGGGAAAAACGACTGCGAAGTCATAAAATACAACTGATTTCTTTATTTAACAGCCCTCTGAGAGCAATTGGAGTATTTAATTTCATCATGCTTTTTTGTAACATGGGATAGTGTGGTTCATATGCTTGATTTTACAACCAAAATCTTTGAGGAAACATGAAGGCAATCATTCCTGTTGCAGGGGTAGGTACCCGTTTACGCCCTCACACTTTTTCTCATCCGAAGGTGTTACTCAACGTGGCCGGAAAACCCATTATCGGCCATATCATGGACAAGCTTATCGCGTCAGGTATTGACGAAGCCATCGTCATTGTCGGCTACCTTGGAGACATGGTTGAAAAGTGGCTGAGAGCCCATTACAGCATCAAGTTCACCTTTGTCACCCAGACCGAACTCCTCGGACTTGCCCATGCCATCTGGATGTGCAAACCCTATATTATCAAGGATGAACCATTATTCATTATTCTCGGTGACACTATTTTTGATGTTGATCTTGAATCGGTACTGAAAAGCCCTGTTTCAACCCTTGGTGTCAAAGAGGTTGAAGACCCAAGACGATTCGGGGTTGCTGTAACCGATGGAGAAAAAATTCTGAAACTGGTTGAAAAACCTGACACGCCCGTCAGCAACCTTGCCATTGTGGGCCTCTATTTCCTCCAGCGAGCTGGCTCACTCTTTGCGAGTATCGATCACCTGATTGACAATGGAATCAGAACAAAAGGAGAATACCAGCTCACCGACGCCCTGCAGTTTATGATTGAAGGGGGAGAACCATTCACCACCTTCCCGGTTCACGGCTGGTATGACTGTGGCAAGCCTGAAACACTGCTCGCCACAAATGAGATTCTTCTCAAAAACAACGTCGCGACAAAAACCTTTCCCGGCTGCATCATCAACGATCCGGTCTTTATCGCAGACAGTGCGGTACTTGAAAATGCCATTATCGGCCCCTATACAACCATCGGTGAACAGGCTGTAATTACCAATGTCATTATCAGAAATTCAATTATCGGCTATAACGCACGGGTCGCCCATATCATGCTCGATCACTCGATCGTCGGCAACAACGCCTTCATTACAGGAAGTTCACAGGAAATCAATATCGGAGACTACTCAGAAATACGGGTTGGATAAGAGATTTTTTGCATAGAAGAGGGCGAATGTTTACATTTGTGCTCTCTTTTTCATCGACATCCCCATTACCTATGGACACGGTGTCGCAGGCTCTCAACAGGGGTTGTTTCCCCAGGGTCTGCTGGAAGTTTTTCCGTGTCCCAGGTCATCTCTTTGTGGCATCCTCTCACTGAAAAACTTTCCTTTGGTTCAATTATTTTTGTTCTTGCTGTTCATTTTTTTCTGTTGTTACACTCATTCGTTTAACCAAAACCTTATCAGAACATGTCACAAACAAGGTATTTCTTTACCTCAGAATCCGTCTCAGAAGGACACCCGGACAAGGTTGCCGATCAGATTTCCGATGCTGTACTT
The DNA window shown above is from Pelodictyon phaeoclathratiforme BU-1 and carries:
- a CDS encoding DUF2905 domain-containing protein; protein product: MADAAKIVVITGLAIVVFGLFMMASEKSGSWNWFNWFGNLPLDIKIERDNFRFYFPLGTSVLLSLLLTLFLYLFNKFIR
- the hisB gene encoding imidazoleglycerol-phosphate dehydratase HisB → MPEEIKRAARSATASRTTHETDITITVTLDGSGTSSVNSGVLFLDHMLTNFCKHSGFDLELECRGDLDVDDHHSVEDIALVLGSTIAEALGNKRGIGRYGWAIIPMDEALAQCALDLGGRSYCVFNAKFNRPVIQGFSTEMVEHFFISLAGTLKANIHLSILEGENTHHKIEALFKAFAYAMKAAVAITGTEIPSTKGQI
- a CDS encoding sulfite exporter TauE/SafE family protein, whose translation is MTITPLLAMLLSGLAGGFGHCISMCGPVVAAFSVGETRKGILHHLLYNLGRITTYTILGAVAGLSGSFLLLTASIEPLQRAIMIIAGLSIILMGLSTAEWLPLPKQFTSCSTGVSVIQRIMALFKAPRSVGAYYPMGIVLGFLPCGLTYTALLAAARAAMEAENPFAGMMQGALMMMLFGIGTAPALILVGKVVNSISNKTRKWFYRVASLIMIATGVWFVVSGW
- the rny gene encoding ribonuclease Y, which gives rise to MGIVINLFLIVFASVIFFAAGFLVGRYFLERIGTTKVLEAEERAVQIVQEAQKEANEYKELKVSEVNQEWKKKRREFDQEVVIKNNKYTQLQKQTQQKEAQLKKQSQDVKDLERKLQDQRKEIDQVSASLTLRSTELERIIVEQNQRLESISNLQAEEARQMLIDNMVAKAKEEATETIHQIHEEAEQKAGRLAEKTLLTAIQRISFEQATENALSVVHIQSDELKGRIIGREGRNIKAFENATGVDIIVDDTPEVVILSCFDPLRRELAKLTLQKLLVDGIIHPVAIEKAYEDAKKEIDDVIISAGEEALSSLQIPDMPAEIVSLIGKMKFHTVYGQNLLQHSREVAMLAGLMASELKLDVRLAKRAGLLHDIGLVLPEGDEPHAITAMNYLKKFNESHIVLNAIAAHHGDVNKESPLADLVDAANTISLSRPGARGAVTADGNVKRLESLEEIAKGFPGVLKTYALQAGREIRVIVEGDNVSDSQADVLAHDIAHKIESEAQYPGQIKVSIIREKRSIAYAK
- a CDS encoding cell division protein ZapA; amino-acid sequence: MEKIDVNVYGYSYPLKVDRREVTEKAARDVDGVMRLFAEKAPTFEPVKLAVLAAISFAEKKVELEEEMALLRQNIARLNVFIGQNLQ
- a CDS encoding sugar phosphate nucleotidyltransferase, producing MKAIIPVAGVGTRLRPHTFSHPKVLLNVAGKPIIGHIMDKLIASGIDEAIVIVGYLGDMVEKWLRAHYSIKFTFVTQTELLGLAHAIWMCKPYIIKDEPLFIILGDTIFDVDLESVLKSPVSTLGVKEVEDPRRFGVAVTDGEKILKLVEKPDTPVSNLAIVGLYFLQRAGSLFASIDHLIDNGIRTKGEYQLTDALQFMIEGGEPFTTFPVHGWYDCGKPETLLATNEILLKNNVATKTFPGCIINDPVFIADSAVLENAIIGPYTTIGEQAVITNVIIRNSIIGYNARVAHIMLDHSIVGNNAFITGSSQEINIGDYSEIRVG
- the pheT gene encoding phenylalanine--tRNA ligase subunit beta, giving the protein MKISVSWLKGFLPSFSSDTLSLVEKLTFLGFEVEEVQEPSLPDDLVVVGRIEEVVQHPNAERLTICRVDVGREEPLQIVCGAPNVKAGMVVPVATLKAKLTASDGQTITIKPSKIRGERSFGMICAADELGLSDDHSGVMELDSSCRIGEPVARYFDGDVVLDIAVTPNRPDVLSHLGIARELAGGEEIHYPEQNAVPFVQTGTLVDVLDAVACPYYTGVVIRGITVAESPAWLRKKLESIGLRPKNNIVDITNYILHGLGQPLHAFDLQKLAGERVVVRSDVRGEFVAINQQSFQVEPGMPVICDSQKPVALAGVMGGLESAVSDATTDILLESAWFDPSMIRKSAKKAAISSDASYRYERGIDPRNVRRSAECAVALILELAGGRIEEAQEWGSVPAELRRVALRADRVNALLGSSIAAGEMVAMLQRIGFRTDETEGESITFEVPSCRVDVSGEIDLVEEIARLYGYDNIQPSAQMATIYPQSRKFPEFFPDFLRSLMVGLHFREILTNPLVKREEAALFSDKLVGVLNPISEGLEVLRPALVPGFLKVISHNIRHGNRDLQLFEVARGFQSLAAGECRSESPLDAYSEQEYLVLAITGSRFPRIWNQSSEKVDFYDLMGAVEMLLEKLNLLDKSVVNIYNENTVSIDVQLTEKGRSCSYRAGVVQRLDSNLLGKFDIGQDVYIAELDAAALESCFSSGVTYEPPSRFPVVQRDISLVLPPDVTVQSLVELVRSSDSLIRGVSVFDLFERTREDGGERSVALSLEIADHAGTLQDERISDILSKVGSNAASKLGAVIRQV
- a CDS encoding NUDIX hydrolase produces the protein MAVRYKRVFKQSGVIPVLDNRLVLITSRKSERWIIPKGYVEKGLTPAESAAKEAYEEAGLIGVVHHKEAGQYRYSKFGKLFSVQVYPLFIETMLDEWDEMHDRRRKLVTPSEAIEMVCHEDLRRIIADFFLNNF
- the secG gene encoding preprotein translocase subunit SecG — translated: MHVFIVIVGLLASILLIGVILLQSPKSGSGLTGGIASLGTVQTLGVRRTGDFLSKMTAILAATVMLLCFVAAFTLPGRTVKEAPEGSMQQNVPAMPAPSANKVPSAPVSPAPVIPALPAK
- the ccoS gene encoding cbb3-type cytochrome oxidase assembly protein CcoS, whose translation is MYATFFLIGIGLFVGVAAWFLFIWAVKSGQFDDPEAPKYRMLDDDDELANPLKPAKPAKKKNP